The Paenibacillus sp. RUD330 genome has a segment encoding these proteins:
- a CDS encoding class I SAM-dependent methyltransferase, with translation MSEGSRIADIGSDHALLPVYLVQSGISPSGIAGELNEGPLEAARRGIAAAGLTSSIQARRGNGLEVLQPGEADTVTVAGMGGGLIRTILDEGAAAGKLEGVRELVLQPNVGEELVRHWLREQGWYLQEEMIVEEDGKFYEVLHAVRSPQHAELNERLYGSGTTIEGLSVEEEAELRLKMGPWLLRGRNETEAFALKWRSELKKLERIVGELQKSGTDEAAARAEGFRRESRLIEEVLSCSQADNSSQD, from the coding sequence GTGTCCGAAGGATCGCGAATCGCGGATATCGGATCGGATCATGCGCTGCTGCCCGTCTATCTCGTGCAGAGCGGCATCAGTCCGTCCGGCATTGCCGGAGAGCTTAACGAAGGACCGCTGGAAGCGGCTCGCCGAGGAATCGCAGCCGCCGGCTTGACGTCGTCGATTCAGGCCCGCCGGGGCAACGGCCTGGAGGTGCTCCAGCCCGGAGAAGCCGACACGGTCACGGTTGCCGGCATGGGCGGAGGCCTGATCCGGACGATTCTGGACGAGGGGGCCGCAGCGGGCAAGCTGGAGGGTGTCCGCGAGCTTGTGCTTCAGCCGAATGTAGGCGAGGAGCTTGTCCGGCATTGGCTGCGGGAGCAGGGCTGGTATTTGCAGGAAGAGATGATAGTGGAGGAAGACGGCAAGTTCTATGAAGTTCTCCATGCGGTCCGGAGCCCACAGCATGCGGAGCTGAATGAGCGGCTGTACGGTTCGGGCACGACGATCGAGGGACTGTCGGTTGAAGAAGAGGCGGAATTGCGGCTGAAAATGGGCCCTTGGCTTCTTCGCGGCAGAAACGAGACTGAAGCCTTCGCCCTCAAATGGCGCTCCGAGCTGAAGAAATTGGAACGGATCGTCGGAGAACTGCAAAAATCCGGAACGGATGAAGCGGCAGCCCGTGCCGAAGGCTTCAGGCGCGAGAGCCGGCTGATCGAGGAGGTGCTGTCATGTTCGCAAGCGGACAATTCGTCACAGGATTGA